Sequence from the Pseudomonas sp. 7SR1 genome:
ATCAACGATCCATGGCAGGAGGTCAGCTGGGACGAGGCAGTGACCTATGCGGCCAGCGAATTGCGGCGCATCCAGCTCAAGTACGGACGCGACTCCATCGGCGGCATCACCTCCAGTCGTTGCACCAACGAAGAAACCTACCTGGTGCAGAAGCTGGTGCGCACGGCTTTTGGCAACAACAACGTCGACACCTGCGCCCGGGTCTGCCACTCGCCCACGGGCTATGGCCTCAAGCAGACGCTGGGTGAGTCCGCCGGTACCCAGAGTTTCGACTCGGTGATGAAGGCCGACGTCATCCTGGTGATGGGGGCCAACCCCACCGATGCCCACCCGGTCTTCGGTTCCCAGCTCAAGCGCCGCCTGCGCCAGGGCGCCCAACTGATCGTCATCGATCCACGGCGCATCGACCTGGTGGACTCGCCCCATGCCCGGGCCGAACTGCACCTGCAGCTGCGTCCCGGCACCAACGTGGCGATGCTCAACGCATTGGCCCATGTGATCGTCACCGAAGGGCTGGTGAACCAGCGCTTTGTCGACGAGCGCTGCGAGCCGGCGGATTTCGCGCGCTGGCGCGATTTCGTCAGCCTGCCGGAGAATGCCCCGCAGGTCCTGGGCCCGGTCTGCGGCGTGCCCGCCGAACAGATCCGCGCTGCCGCGCGGCTCTACGCCACCGGCGGTAACGCGGCCATCTACTATGGCCTCGGGGTCACCGAGCACAGCCAGGGCAGTACCTCGGTGATGGGCATCGCCAACCTGGCGATGGCCACCGGCAACATCGGTCGGGAAGGCGTCGGGGTGAACCCGCTGCGTGGACAGAACAACGTCCAGGGCTCCTGCGACATGGGCTCGTTCCCCCACGAGTTGCCCGGCTACCGGCACATTTCCAACGAAGCGGTGCGGGCCCAGTTCGAGCAGGCCTGGAACGTGACCCTGCAACCCGACCCGGGCCTTAGGATCCCGAACATGTTCGAGGCGGCCCTGGACGGCTCCTTCAAGGCGCTGTACTGCCAAGGGGAAGACATCGCCCAGAGCGATCCCAACACCCAGCACGTGACGGCGGCCCTGTCGGCGATGGAATGCGTGATCGTGCAGGACATCTTCCTCAACGAGACGGCCAAGTTCGCCCACGTGTTCCTGCCGGGCAGCTCCTTCCTGGAAAAGGACGGCACCTTCACCAACGCCGAGCGCCGTATATCCCGGGTGCGCAAGGTGATGGAGCCGCTGGCCGGCAAGGCCGACTGGGAAGCCACCATCGCCCTGGCCGATGCCCTGGGCTACAAGATGAACTACAGCCATCCTTCGCAGATCATGGATGAGATCGCCCGCCTGACGCCCACCTTCCACCGTGTCAGCTACGCCGAGCTGGAGCGTCATGGCAGCCTGCAATGGCCCTGCAACGACGCCGCGCCGGATGGTACGCCAACCATGCACATCGATGAGTTCGTGCGCGGCAAGGGGCGTTTCATGCTCACCGGCTACGTGCCGACCGAGGAGAAGGTCAACAGCCGCTACCCGTTGTTGCTGACCACCGGACGAATCCTCAGCCAGTACAACGTCGGTGCCCAGACCCGCCGGACCGAGAACGTGGCGTGGCACGAAGAGGACCGCCTGGAAATCCATCCGACCGACGCCGAGAGTCGCGGCATCGTCGATGGCGACTGGGTCGGCATCGGCAGCCGCGCCGGGCAGACGGTGCTGCGGGCCAGGGTCACCGAGCGGGTGGCGCCGGGCGTGGTCTACACCACGTTCCACTTCCCTGAATCGGGGGCCAACGTGATCACCACCGACAACTCCGACTGGGCCACCAACTGCCCGGAATACAAGGTCACGGCGGTGGAGATCGTGCGGGTCAGCCAGCCTTCGGAATGGCAGAAGCGCTACCAGGCGTTCAGTGACGAACAAAGCCGCCTGCTGCGCGAGCGCCGCCATGCCGAAACCGCCGAGGTGCGCCGATGAGTTGCGAAAGCCTGATCAAGATGGCCAACCAGATCGCCCAGTACTTCGCCAGCGAACCGGATCACACGCTGGCGGTGAATGGCGTGCGTCAGCACATCAAGAGCTTCTGGACCCCGGGCATGCGCCGGGAACTGGCCGAGTGGCAGGAGAAACATCCGGATGCGGCCCTCCACCCACTGGTGGTGGAGGCACTGACGGCGTTTCGAGAGCCCGCCTAGCGAGCGGATCGTTGGCTCGAGGGAGGGATCACGCCGTATCGATCCCTCCCACGAGCCTGCGGGGAAGCGCTGCCCGGGCCGCTTCGTGAACGTTTCAGGGACAGGCAGTGCGTGCCGTCACACCGCATGCAATGGCCGGAAAAACGCCCTGATATCCTCTGCCAGCAACGCCGGCTGCTCCAGCGCGGCAAAGTGGCCACCGCGTGGCATCTGGGTCCAGCGCTGCACGTTGTAGCAGCGCTCCACCCAGCTACGTGGCGGCAGCGGCAGCTCCCTGGGAAACGCCGCGACCCCAAGCGGCGGTTTCACGCGCTCGCCGCTCTTGAACAGCAAGGGCCGCCGGCTTCCTTCCACATAAGGGCGGAACGACGAGCCAATGCAGTTCGTCAGCCAGTACAGCGTCGCATTGGTCAGGAGCCATTCGTGACTGATGGCCGGTTTCGTATCGCACCACGACAGCACCTTTTCCCCCATCCAGGCCAGCAATCCCGCCGGAGAGTCGCTCAGGCCCACGGCCAGGGTTTGCGGCTTGGTACGCTGGATGTGCGCATAGGCGCCTTCGGCTTCGCTGAAGGCCGCGGCACGGTGCAGGAAAGC
This genomic interval carries:
- a CDS encoding alpha/beta fold hydrolase produces the protein MRYPERLTGIHLNYIPGAYRPPLGENDPPPTEEETAFLHRAAAFSEAEGAYAHIQRTKPQTLAVGLSDSPAGLLAWMGEKVLSWCDTKPAISHEWLLTNATLYWLTNCIGSSFRPYVEGSRRPLLFKSGERVKPPLGVAAFPRELPLPPRSWVERCYNVQRWTQMPRGGHFAALEQPALLAEDIRAFFRPLHAV
- a CDS encoding formate dehydrogenase subunit delta yields the protein MSCESLIKMANQIAQYFASEPDHTLAVNGVRQHIKSFWTPGMRRELAEWQEKHPDAALHPLVVEALTAFREPA
- the fdhF gene encoding formate dehydrogenase subunit alpha, which encodes MITVFDPKTDIDLGTPARDSEVQVSLTIDGREVSVPSGTSVMRAAALLGTTIPKLCATDSLEAFGSCRMCLVEIEGMRGYPASCTTPVTEGMVVRTQTSKLATLRRNVMELYISDHPLDCLTCPANGNCELQTVAGQVGLREVRYGYEGANHLTETKDVSNPYFDYDPSKCIVCSRCVRACEEVQGTFALTISGRGFDSRVAAAGGDNFLDSECVSCGACVQACPTATLIDKSVVEIGQPERSVITTCAYCGVGCSFRAEMKGEQLVRMVPDKNGQANHGHSCVKGRFAWGYATHPDRITKPMIRKHINDPWQEVSWDEAVTYAASELRRIQLKYGRDSIGGITSSRCTNEETYLVQKLVRTAFGNNNVDTCARVCHSPTGYGLKQTLGESAGTQSFDSVMKADVILVMGANPTDAHPVFGSQLKRRLRQGAQLIVIDPRRIDLVDSPHARAELHLQLRPGTNVAMLNALAHVIVTEGLVNQRFVDERCEPADFARWRDFVSLPENAPQVLGPVCGVPAEQIRAAARLYATGGNAAIYYGLGVTEHSQGSTSVMGIANLAMATGNIGREGVGVNPLRGQNNVQGSCDMGSFPHELPGYRHISNEAVRAQFEQAWNVTLQPDPGLRIPNMFEAALDGSFKALYCQGEDIAQSDPNTQHVTAALSAMECVIVQDIFLNETAKFAHVFLPGSSFLEKDGTFTNAERRISRVRKVMEPLAGKADWEATIALADALGYKMNYSHPSQIMDEIARLTPTFHRVSYAELERHGSLQWPCNDAAPDGTPTMHIDEFVRGKGRFMLTGYVPTEEKVNSRYPLLLTTGRILSQYNVGAQTRRTENVAWHEEDRLEIHPTDAESRGIVDGDWVGIGSRAGQTVLRARVTERVAPGVVYTTFHFPESGANVITTDNSDWATNCPEYKVTAVEIVRVSQPSEWQKRYQAFSDEQSRLLRERRHAETAEVRR